AACACGGTCATGAAGGTGGACGTAGCCGCCGCGGTTGAGAAGTATCTTAAGAAGACCGACCTCACCTGGGACCAGACCGCCGCCCATGTCATAAAGCACAACCCCACCGACCTTGGGAAGATCTCCAAGAACATACTGGAATGGATCTCCGCGCATGAAAACCCCAAGCGTAAACGCAAATGACGCAGAGCCAGCTCGCTAAGGCGATAGCCAAAGAGTTCTTCCTTTCCCAGGTGGACGCGGCCGCGATCCTGGACTCGATGCTGGCCAGGATGACAGCCAGCCTGCAGAAAGGCGAGTGGGTTTACTTTAAAGACTTCGGTTCCTTCGCTAAGAAGACACGCCCAGGACGCCATGTCCGCCACCCCAAGACCGGGCAGCTCATTTGGATACCGCCCCGGCTGGACGTGGACTTCAACCCGGCCAAGGGCTTATTGAAAGCCAAACGGCGCTGAGCTCCCCAGGTTTACGCCCCCATACAACCGGCGCCGGCGGCTCCTGGAGGCGCTTTCCCACCCTAAACGACCCTTTCCCCCTAACCGCCCTTAAATCGCGTTTATAGCCATTTCTGGCGAAATGGCCGTTTAAATTCGCGCAAGAATGCGCCAGGACAGCGTTTCCACGACGTGCCCGTGTCATTCTACCCCACGTTTTACGACGAGCCTCACGGTGCTCTAATCCGTGGCAACGGCCTTTGCGCTTTCCCAAACAC
This Desulfobaccales bacterium DNA region includes the following protein-coding sequences:
- a CDS encoding HU family DNA-binding protein; the protein is MTQSQLAKAIAKEFFLSQVDAAAILDSMLARMTASLQKGEWVYFKDFGSFAKKTRPGRHVRHPKTGQLIWIPPRLDVDFNPAKGLLKAKRR